A single window of Sulfurovum riftiae DNA harbors:
- a CDS encoding sugar 3,4-ketoisomerase, with translation MAYFIDLPTFGDERGKLTIIEKVLPFEIKRFYYVYDVCAKRGGHRHKKTVQALVCLGGSCEVYVNNGKEEQVFVLSQPDKCLIVEPHDWHTMDHFTDGSTLLVFASEYYDVNDYIDKEYP, from the coding sequence ATGGCTTATTTTATTGATCTCCCGACATTTGGAGATGAACGGGGAAAATTGACAATTATTGAGAAGGTTCTCCCTTTTGAAATTAAAAGATTTTATTACGTATATGATGTTTGTGCAAAGAGAGGTGGGCATAGGCATAAAAAGACTGTCCAGGCATTGGTTTGTCTTGGTGGAAGTTGTGAAGTATATGTAAACAATGGAAAAGAAGAACAAGTCTTTGTGCTGAGCCAACCTGATAAGTGTCTTATCGTAGAGCCCCATGACTGGCATACCATGGATCATTTTACTGATGGTTCAACCCTGTTGGTATTTGCTTCCGAATATTATGACGTAAATGACTATATTGATAAAGAATATCCATGA